A single window of Vibrio sp. SCSIO 43137 DNA harbors:
- a CDS encoding 4Fe-4S dicluster domain-containing protein: MSSLLDKVKSAGVVGAGGAGFPTYVKLDCNVDLVLANGAECEPLLNKDQVVMQLWADEMLGGMLLAMKQTGATKAIIGIKDKHQDTIEIVEKAIEKLANPQDFSVLQMRDVYPAGDEVELIYEATGKRVPSGGLPKDIGVLVQNSESYINIFRAATEQPVTHTMVTVHGEVKKPYTAWLPVGISVADTLELAGGVTCDDYVIIDGGPMMGGVVESVDEPITRLSSGFIVIPASSSLAIKKTRPEKEYRRIGKAACDQCSLCTSMCPRHMLGYPIKPHLVMRALQTSGPNSETYALSAQACSECNLCSMWSCPEGLDPRNMCVTTKRDLRESGNLMTPEQLQAKTIDVHPMRDYRGVPTKRLMQRLGLLQYSKTEAKNLEREFEFSQVTIPLRQHIGAPAAPAVKEGDEVTVGQVIGQAPADALSVNIHASIAGKVASVTDQHIVIKK; this comes from the coding sequence ATGAGTTCATTGTTAGATAAGGTGAAAAGTGCAGGGGTTGTGGGAGCCGGAGGCGCTGGTTTCCCTACCTATGTGAAATTAGATTGTAACGTTGATCTGGTTCTGGCCAACGGTGCTGAATGTGAGCCACTGCTGAACAAAGATCAGGTGGTTATGCAGTTGTGGGCTGATGAGATGCTGGGCGGTATGTTACTGGCGATGAAGCAGACCGGTGCAACCAAAGCCATCATAGGTATCAAAGATAAGCATCAGGACACCATAGAAATAGTAGAGAAGGCCATCGAAAAACTGGCCAATCCGCAAGATTTCAGCGTGTTGCAAATGCGAGATGTTTACCCGGCGGGTGATGAAGTCGAGCTTATTTACGAAGCGACCGGAAAACGAGTTCCTTCCGGTGGTCTGCCAAAGGATATCGGTGTTCTGGTGCAGAACTCAGAGTCCTATATCAACATCTTCCGTGCAGCAACAGAGCAGCCGGTGACACATACCATGGTAACGGTTCATGGTGAGGTTAAGAAGCCTTACACCGCATGGCTGCCGGTGGGTATTTCTGTAGCCGATACCCTTGAGTTGGCAGGTGGAGTTACCTGTGATGACTACGTCATTATTGATGGCGGGCCTATGATGGGTGGTGTGGTTGAGTCAGTTGACGAGCCTATTACCCGTTTATCAAGCGGCTTTATCGTTATTCCTGCTTCTTCTTCTCTGGCTATAAAGAAAACCAGACCGGAAAAAGAGTACCGGCGCATAGGTAAAGCGGCCTGTGACCAGTGCAGTCTGTGCACCTCAATGTGTCCGCGTCATATGCTTGGTTATCCAATTAAACCCCATCTGGTTATGCGTGCACTGCAGACTTCAGGTCCGAATAGCGAAACTTACGCTCTCTCTGCTCAGGCATGTAGTGAATGCAACCTCTGTTCAATGTGGTCCTGCCCTGAAGGTCTGGATCCAAGAAATATGTGTGTAACCACTAAGCGGGATTTAAGAGAGTCCGGCAACCTGATGACACCTGAACAGCTACAGGCAAAAACCATTGATGTGCATCCTATGCGTGACTATCGCGGGGTTCCTACCAAGCGATTGATGCAGCGTCTTGGTTTGTTGCAGTACAGCAAAACTGAAGCGAAAAACCTTGAGCGGGAGTTTGAATTCTCTCAGGTAACTATTCCGCTGAGACAACATATCGGCGCACCGGCAGCACCGGCTGTGAAAGAGGGTGACGAGGTGACAGTTGGTCAGGTTATCGGTCAGGCTCCGGCTGATGCTTTGAGTGTCAATATTCATGCAAGTATTGCCGGTAAGGTGGCTTCGGTTACCGACCAGCACATAGTCATCAAAAAATAA
- a CDS encoding iron-containing alcohol dehydrogenase produces the protein MSFSREELAAVVAQTIQQSKLYKGFFFRSPAITLTGGYSVNQIGDALLELGVSKVFIVVDKLVYQLGLLEGCQQSIQFAGIEFSIYSEVSGEPDSDMIDDCIAQFKTSGADFVLGIGGGSALDVAKAVAVMVDYSGSLSEFKVGGLASRRVGLGAIPTTAGTGSEVTDITVVKDVATGVKLPIKGPALVPDLAIIDPALMLGVPAEVTAATGIDTLTHAIEAYVSKDSNPLSKAYAYHAVEAVASSLRRAVGCGDNLDDRYDMAVAAYKAGLAFSNAGLGLTHAISHQIGSQFHIPHGTANAILLPYVMAFNALVSEAEYAELAAAFGVARENMTQRECCWAAIHAVSQLVSDLGLPTSLEHTDIDLDAMLQVADGALQDICLSGNPRTVTSKQIIALLQDVVQGKIAGEVA, from the coding sequence ATGTCATTTTCTCGTGAAGAATTAGCAGCAGTAGTGGCACAAACGATTCAGCAGTCAAAACTATACAAAGGCTTTTTCTTCCGTTCTCCGGCTATAACATTAACCGGAGGATACAGTGTCAATCAGATTGGTGATGCACTACTTGAACTTGGTGTGAGCAAAGTATTTATTGTGGTCGACAAACTGGTTTATCAGTTAGGCCTGCTGGAAGGTTGCCAGCAGTCTATTCAGTTTGCCGGTATAGAGTTCTCCATTTACAGCGAAGTAAGCGGAGAACCTGATTCAGATATGATTGATGACTGTATCGCTCAGTTTAAAACCTCGGGTGCTGATTTTGTTCTCGGTATTGGCGGTGGCTCGGCGCTGGATGTGGCTAAAGCTGTTGCCGTCATGGTGGATTACAGCGGTAGCCTGAGTGAGTTTAAAGTGGGTGGTCTTGCCTCCCGCCGAGTTGGCCTTGGCGCCATTCCTACAACGGCCGGAACCGGCTCAGAAGTGACCGATATTACTGTAGTCAAAGACGTTGCAACCGGCGTTAAGCTGCCTATTAAAGGCCCGGCACTGGTGCCGGATCTGGCAATAATTGACCCTGCCCTGATGCTTGGCGTGCCGGCGGAAGTTACCGCGGCAACAGGGATTGATACCCTGACTCACGCCATCGAAGCTTATGTTTCAAAAGATTCAAACCCCCTCTCTAAAGCCTACGCATACCATGCAGTAGAAGCGGTTGCCAGTTCACTGCGCCGTGCCGTTGGCTGCGGTGATAATCTGGATGACAGATACGATATGGCGGTAGCGGCTTATAAGGCCGGGCTGGCATTCAGCAATGCCGGGCTTGGTCTGACTCATGCAATTTCCCACCAAATTGGTTCACAGTTCCATATTCCTCACGGCACGGCAAACGCCATTCTTCTTCCTTATGTAATGGCCTTTAATGCCCTTGTCAGTGAAGCTGAGTATGCCGAACTGGCCGCGGCGTTCGGCGTTGCGAGGGAAAATATGACTCAGCGCGAATGCTGCTGGGCGGCCATTCATGCGGTAAGCCAGTTGGTCAGTGACCTTGGCCTTCCTACTTCACTGGAACATACGGATATCGATCTGGATGCCATGTTACAGGTGGCTGACGGTGCCTTGCAGGATATCTGTCTGTCCGGAAACCCGCGCACCGTAACATCCAAGCAGATTATTGCTCTGTTGCAGGATGTCGTTCAGGGCAAGATCGCCGGAGAGGTCGCCTAA
- a CDS encoding ethanolamine ammonia-lyase subunit EutB produces the protein MILKTRLFGQTYQFSDVKEVMAKASDLRSGDVLAGVAASSSQERVAAKHVLSELTLKDLRENPAVPYEVDAITRINQDSLNRAVYEKIQNWTVSELREYVLSNEPSLEEFQRLRKGLTAEMIAATAKLCSNADLMFGAKKLPVVTKANCTVGIPGHFSCRLQPNDTRDNVSSILAQTYEGLTYGCGDAVIGINPVTDSVENTTQMLNAIQDVIEKFEIPTQPCVLAHITTQMEAVRKGAPGGLLFQSISGSEKGLSEFGVSIDMLDEAYEVGKQYCHLAGDNMMYFETGQGSALSADAHYGADQMTMEARCYALARRYKPHLVNTVVGFIGPEYLYNHQQIIRAGLEDHFMGKLSGLPMGCDACYTNHADTDQNSNENLVTLLAASGINFVIGMPMGDDIMLNYQTNAFHDTATVRQLLGLRPAPEFEKWMEKMGLLENGILTAKAGDPSIFFNR, from the coding sequence ATGATTTTGAAAACTCGTCTGTTTGGTCAGACATATCAATTCTCAGACGTAAAAGAAGTGATGGCGAAAGCCTCTGATCTTCGTTCGGGAGATGTGCTCGCAGGTGTTGCGGCCTCAAGTTCTCAGGAACGTGTGGCAGCCAAACATGTTTTGTCTGAACTGACACTGAAGGATCTAAGGGAAAACCCTGCCGTTCCTTATGAAGTCGATGCTATTACCAGAATCAATCAGGACAGCCTGAACCGGGCGGTGTACGAAAAGATTCAGAACTGGACTGTCAGTGAGCTTCGCGAATATGTACTTTCCAATGAACCGAGCCTTGAAGAGTTTCAGAGGCTGCGCAAAGGCCTGACAGCAGAAATGATCGCAGCTACTGCTAAGCTTTGCTCCAATGCCGACCTTATGTTTGGTGCCAAGAAACTGCCGGTAGTTACAAAAGCAAACTGTACCGTTGGTATTCCGGGGCACTTCAGCTGTCGTCTGCAACCTAACGATACCCGTGACAATGTCAGCTCGATTCTGGCTCAGACCTATGAAGGCCTGACTTATGGTTGTGGTGATGCGGTTATCGGTATTAACCCGGTGACAGACAGTGTTGAAAACACCACGCAAATGCTGAATGCCATTCAGGACGTGATTGAGAAGTTTGAGATCCCGACTCAGCCTTGTGTACTGGCGCATATTACCACTCAGATGGAAGCGGTACGTAAAGGGGCTCCGGGCGGCCTGTTATTCCAGAGTATCTCTGGTTCTGAGAAAGGCTTGTCAGAGTTCGGTGTTTCTATCGATATGCTGGACGAAGCTTATGAAGTAGGTAAGCAGTACTGTCATCTTGCCGGCGATAACATGATGTATTTTGAAACTGGTCAGGGTTCTGCGCTTTCGGCAGATGCACACTACGGTGCCGATCAGATGACCATGGAAGCACGCTGTTATGCTCTTGCCCGTCGCTATAAGCCGCATCTGGTGAATACGGTTGTTGGTTTTATCGGCCCTGAGTACCTGTATAACCATCAGCAGATTATCCGCGCCGGTCTTGAAGACCACTTTATGGGCAAACTTTCCGGTCTGCCGATGGGTTGTGATGCCTGCTATACCAACCACGCCGATACGGATCAAAACTCCAATGAAAACTTAGTCACACTGCTGGCGGCGTCTGGAATTAACTTTGTTATCGGTATGCCGATGGGCGACGACATTATGCTCAACTACCAGACCAACGCCTTCCATGATACGGCCACGGTTCGTCAGTTGCTTGGTCTCAGACCTGCTCCTGAATTTGAGAAGTGGATGGAGAAAATGGGGCTGCTGGAGAACGGCATTCTGACGGCGAAAGCCGGTGACCCATCGATCTTTTTTAACCGATAA
- the eutC gene encoding ethanolamine ammonia-lyase subunit EutC, translating to MNDQNIQDIVSAVLKQLGENEVAPATVKRVVNEEVAPAVSGGSLPDLGDDEFKNWNGVVTAEQPKIVEDLITQTGARVGTGCAGPRPRTTALMRFWADHSRSKDTVIKNISEEWLKEHDLLEIKSQAKDKDEYLTRPDLGRKLCPDGREIIAKNFDKSPQVQVVLSDGLSMDAITSNLDEILPPLMNGIKSAGLKTNAPFFLRYGRVKAQDEIGELLDAEVNILLIGERPGLGQSESLSCYAVYRPNKDTVESDRTVISNIHSGGTPPVEAAAVIVDLIKTMLEQKASGINLKR from the coding sequence ATGAACGATCAGAATATACAAGATATTGTCTCAGCCGTTTTAAAGCAGCTTGGAGAAAATGAAGTTGCTCCGGCGACGGTTAAGAGAGTAGTCAATGAAGAGGTTGCTCCGGCTGTAAGCGGAGGTTCACTGCCTGATCTTGGTGATGATGAGTTTAAGAACTGGAACGGCGTTGTTACGGCAGAGCAGCCAAAGATTGTAGAAGATCTGATTACCCAGACGGGCGCACGTGTAGGCACCGGTTGTGCAGGCCCCCGCCCGAGAACAACCGCATTGATGCGTTTCTGGGCTGACCACTCCCGTTCTAAAGACACGGTAATCAAGAATATCAGTGAAGAGTGGCTGAAAGAGCATGACCTGCTGGAAATAAAGAGTCAGGCCAAAGATAAAGATGAATATCTGACAAGGCCGGATCTGGGCCGCAAACTTTGTCCGGATGGCAGAGAGATCATCGCTAAGAACTTCGATAAGTCACCACAGGTTCAGGTGGTGCTGTCTGATGGCCTGAGTATGGATGCTATTACCAGTAACCTTGATGAAATCCTTCCACCATTGATGAACGGGATTAAGAGTGCCGGCCTGAAAACCAACGCGCCATTCTTCCTGCGTTACGGACGGGTAAAAGCACAAGATGAAATTGGTGAGTTACTCGATGCTGAAGTGAACATTCTGCTTATTGGTGAGAGACCGGGGCTTGGCCAGTCAGAGTCACTTAGCTGCTACGCAGTCTACAGACCAAACAAGGATACTGTGGAGTCAGACCGTACCGTGATTTCAAATATTCACAGCGGCGGCACACCACCGGTGGAAGCGGCAGCTGTAATCGTTGACCTGATAAAAACCATGCTGGAGCAAAAGGCCAGCGGCATCAACCTGAAAAGATAG
- a CDS encoding ethanolamine ammonia-lyase reactivating factor EutA gives MNTKLITSVGIDVGTTTTQVIFSRLTLVNRAPASQVPVYEFIGREIIYQSPVVFTPIDFDGVIDNEKIQEFVQSQITAAGSKAEEVETGAIIITGETAKAQNARSSLLSLSQELGDFVVATAGPHLESIIAGRGSGAHLVSEANHSRVMNIDIGGGTANFVVFDCGRVVDTACINIGGRLIQLDDNGRVTYLSEAGAILVKEVFGEQISPNILTMDHVRRISQKMADILFGLIRGDNSQITARLLQTAELKEVNDIDAIYISGGVGNCLFQERVSPVAELSFGDMGPMLARSMLRHIEYPALPIKQPKQTVRATVIGAGAHSLSLSGSTIWLKVDSLPMKNIPVIHPAIDWNNPDFDVSSEICICAERMDIALATDQYAIALDSSMPTKYKAVLQAVKGLEQFYRLHGNHNDPAIVISHNDIGKALGMELQPLLLPQPLAVIDEVMTREGDYIDIGKSYFGGEIVPLTVKSLAFPS, from the coding sequence ATGAATACCAAGTTGATTACCAGTGTCGGAATCGATGTCGGAACCACGACCACTCAGGTGATTTTTTCCCGTCTTACTCTGGTAAACAGAGCACCGGCTTCTCAGGTGCCTGTCTATGAGTTTATCGGCAGGGAAATTATTTATCAGAGTCCGGTGGTGTTTACTCCTATCGATTTTGACGGCGTAATTGACAATGAAAAGATACAAGAATTTGTTCAGAGCCAGATTACAGCAGCAGGCTCAAAAGCTGAAGAAGTAGAAACAGGAGCTATCATTATTACCGGAGAGACGGCCAAAGCACAGAATGCCCGTTCCTCTCTTTTAAGCCTTTCTCAGGAGTTGGGTGATTTTGTTGTAGCGACTGCCGGACCACATCTTGAGTCTATTATTGCCGGCAGAGGCAGTGGTGCTCATCTGGTTTCCGAAGCAAACCACAGCCGGGTAATGAATATTGATATCGGCGGCGGCACAGCGAACTTTGTTGTATTTGACTGTGGCAGAGTCGTGGACACAGCCTGTATCAATATCGGCGGACGTCTTATCCAATTGGATGATAATGGCCGGGTGACTTACCTGTCCGAAGCCGGAGCTATTCTGGTTAAAGAGGTATTCGGCGAACAGATTAGCCCGAATATACTCACCATGGATCATGTGCGTCGTATCAGCCAGAAAATGGCAGATATACTGTTTGGCCTGATCCGCGGAGATAACAGTCAGATTACCGCGCGACTGTTGCAGACCGCTGAGCTGAAAGAGGTTAATGATATCGACGCCATCTATATAAGTGGTGGTGTGGGTAACTGCCTGTTTCAGGAGAGGGTAAGTCCTGTGGCCGAGCTGTCATTCGGTGATATGGGGCCTATGCTTGCCCGCTCAATGCTACGCCATATTGAATATCCGGCACTGCCCATCAAACAACCAAAACAGACAGTAAGAGCAACGGTTATCGGAGCCGGAGCTCACTCTCTTTCCCTTTCAGGCTCAACTATCTGGCTGAAAGTAGACAGTTTACCAATGAAAAATATTCCGGTCATCCATCCGGCCATTGACTGGAACAACCCAGATTTTGATGTCAGTAGCGAAATATGTATCTGTGCCGAGCGTATGGATATTGCACTTGCGACTGATCAATATGCCATTGCGTTAGATAGCAGTATGCCGACCAAGTACAAAGCTGTTCTGCAGGCCGTAAAAGGGCTTGAGCAGTTTTACCGGCTACACGGCAATCATAACGATCCGGCAATAGTAATTTCTCACAATGATATAGGTAAAGCACTCGGAATGGAGCTGCAACCGTTACTTTTACCTCAGCCCCTTGCGGTGATTGATGAGGTAATGACCCGCGAGGGTGATTACATCGATATAGGTAAAAGCTACTTCGGAGGGGAGATTGTCCCCCTTACGGTTAAGTCTCTAGCGTTTCCGTCATAA
- a CDS encoding aldehyde dehydrogenase family protein — MDQSEIEDIVRRVVVQLKSETQPSGGEYGVFDSLDDAVAAAKCSQKQIRSLAVRDKIVTEIRRMAKKHAKELSELAVQETGFGRVEDKIKKHLLVASRTPGTEILTPQAVSGDSGLSLIENAPWGVIASVTPSTNPSCTVINNAISMIAAGNAVVFAPHPAAKKVSQRAIQLVNQAAERVGGPSNLCTTVKVPSLDNARNLFTYPGIKLLVVTGGDAVVDAAKEITDKRLIAAGPGNPPVVVDETADIERAAISIVEGASFDNNIVCACEKEIIAVESVADSLMQAMTCNGAYELNADQAEAIAREVLKGYPGDNPSANPKWVGRDAAKLAATIGLTVPESTRLLVFHAPKDHVFATTEQMMPILPLIKARDADQAIDWAVELESDNHHTAAIHSKNIDVLTRMAFEIDSSLLAKNGPCIAAIGAGGEGWTTMTISTPTGEGVTNSLTFTRKRRCTAVDSFRIV; from the coding sequence ATGGATCAGAGCGAAATTGAGGATATTGTTCGCAGGGTTGTGGTTCAGTTAAAGTCTGAAACCCAGCCATCAGGCGGAGAGTATGGGGTATTCGACTCTCTGGATGATGCGGTTGCGGCTGCGAAATGTTCTCAAAAGCAGATACGCAGCCTTGCTGTCAGAGACAAGATTGTTACTGAAATCCGCCGTATGGCTAAGAAGCACGCTAAAGAGCTTTCTGAACTGGCTGTTCAGGAAACAGGCTTTGGCCGTGTGGAAGATAAAATCAAAAAACATTTGCTGGTAGCATCACGGACGCCGGGAACAGAAATCCTGACGCCACAGGCTGTATCAGGTGATAGCGGTCTGAGCCTGATTGAAAACGCCCCTTGGGGAGTGATTGCTTCAGTAACGCCTAGCACCAACCCTTCCTGTACTGTGATTAATAACGCTATCAGTATGATTGCAGCGGGAAATGCTGTGGTATTTGCACCGCACCCTGCGGCTAAAAAGGTATCTCAGCGGGCGATTCAATTGGTTAATCAGGCTGCTGAGCGAGTAGGTGGTCCGTCTAACTTATGTACCACAGTGAAGGTTCCTTCACTGGATAACGCCAGAAATCTGTTCACTTATCCGGGCATTAAGCTATTGGTGGTTACGGGTGGTGACGCCGTGGTTGATGCAGCAAAAGAGATCACCGATAAGCGTCTGATAGCGGCCGGTCCGGGCAACCCGCCGGTAGTGGTAGATGAAACTGCTGATATTGAAAGAGCAGCAATTTCCATTGTGGAAGGTGCTTCTTTTGATAACAACATTGTGTGTGCCTGTGAAAAAGAGATTATTGCTGTTGAATCTGTTGCTGACAGTTTGATGCAGGCAATGACCTGTAACGGAGCCTATGAGCTTAATGCGGATCAGGCAGAAGCCATTGCCCGCGAGGTACTAAAAGGTTATCCGGGTGATAACCCAAGTGCTAACCCTAAGTGGGTGGGACGTGACGCCGCCAAACTGGCTGCAACCATTGGTCTGACGGTTCCTGAGTCAACCCGTCTGCTGGTATTCCATGCGCCAAAAGATCATGTGTTTGCGACTACTGAGCAGATGATGCCGATTCTGCCTCTGATTAAAGCGCGAGATGCCGATCAGGCCATTGATTGGGCTGTTGAGCTTGAATCAGATAACCACCACACGGCAGCAATTCACTCCAAAAACATTGACGTGCTGACCAGAATGGCCTTTGAAATTGACAGCAGTCTGCTGGCGAAAAATGGCCCTTGTATTGCGGCTATCGGTGCCGGTGGTGAAGGCTGGACAACCATGACCATTTCAACGCCGACAGGGGAAGGAGTGACGAACTCACTGACCTTTACCCGCAAACGTCGTTGTACTGCCGTTGACTCTTTCCGGATTGTGTAA
- a CDS encoding EutN/CcmL family microcompartment protein, with protein sequence MRVAKVVGQVVATIRSPDMRMDKLCLVEFVDKKGKSTSEVHVAMDQLGAGEGEWVLVVSGSSARMAYGAGGEHSPVDLCVVGIIDEITSDQSIQYHKGQ encoded by the coding sequence ATGCGTGTAGCAAAAGTTGTCGGTCAGGTGGTGGCTACCATTCGTAGCCCTGACATGAGAATGGACAAGCTTTGTCTGGTGGAGTTTGTCGATAAAAAGGGTAAATCAACCAGTGAGGTGCATGTTGCTATGGACCAGCTCGGCGCCGGAGAAGGTGAGTGGGTATTGGTTGTATCTGGTAGCTCAGCCCGGATGGCATATGGCGCTGGTGGTGAGCATTCGCCTGTAGACCTTTGTGTGGTCGGCATCATTGATGAGATTACATCAGATCAGAGTATTCAGTACCACAAGGGCCAGTAA
- the eutL gene encoding ethanolamine utilization microcompartment protein EutL, whose amino-acid sequence MAIREKIPASVLATRVIASVDPDYAKSLNLKPNQVSIGLITSDCDDVTYCALDEATKAANVEVVYARSFYAGAAHSSGPTSGEVIGIIAGECPADVIAGLDRCQEVIENEAAFQTANEEGDLAYFAHLVSSTGSYLSAEAGVEQGEALAYLIAPPLEAMFAIDAALKAADVELKNLFEPPSETNFAGAHLVGSQAACRAACEAFAEAVISIASNPISH is encoded by the coding sequence ATGGCTATAAGAGAAAAGATACCTGCATCGGTTCTGGCAACCAGAGTGATTGCATCCGTCGATCCGGATTATGCCAAGTCACTTAATCTGAAGCCAAACCAAGTCAGCATAGGTTTGATTACTAGTGATTGTGACGACGTCACTTATTGTGCGCTGGATGAAGCAACCAAGGCGGCCAATGTTGAAGTTGTTTATGCGCGTTCATTCTACGCCGGTGCGGCTCACTCATCGGGACCAACCTCGGGTGAAGTGATCGGTATTATCGCCGGAGAATGCCCGGCTGATGTGATTGCCGGACTGGATCGCTGTCAGGAAGTTATCGAGAACGAAGCGGCGTTCCAGACAGCAAATGAAGAGGGTGATCTCGCCTATTTTGCTCATTTGGTCTCATCTACCGGCAGCTACCTGTCTGCAGAAGCGGGTGTAGAGCAGGGCGAAGCACTGGCCTATCTGATAGCTCCGCCTCTGGAAGCGATGTTTGCTATTGATGCAGCGCTGAAGGCCGCTGACGTTGAACTGAAAAATCTGTTTGAACCACCGTCAGAAACTAACTTTGCCGGTGCTCATCTGGTGGGCTCTCAGGCCGCCTGCAGAGCTGCCTGTGAAGCCTTTGCTGAGGCGGTAATCAGTATTGCCAGCAACCCTATTTCTCATTAA
- a CDS encoding BMC domain-containing protein produces the protein MINAIGCIELNSIARGYFVADAMLKSAQVEIIFNRSICPGKFMVMVCGDVAAVNASVDAGMIAGGTEIVDDLIISNVHEDVFPAISGTRVVDHTDALGIIETFSVASIVEAADAAVKAANVELLEVHMAMAIGGKGYVTLTGDVASVTAAVEAGAERIKHKGLLVDKVVIAQPRQEILADKV, from the coding sequence ATGATAAACGCAATTGGATGTATCGAGCTTAACTCTATCGCAAGGGGCTACTTTGTCGCAGACGCCATGCTTAAGTCTGCTCAGGTTGAGATTATTTTTAACCGTAGCATCTGTCCCGGAAAATTTATGGTCATGGTGTGTGGTGATGTGGCAGCGGTTAACGCGTCTGTTGATGCCGGCATGATCGCTGGCGGAACAGAGATTGTCGATGACTTGATTATCTCTAATGTGCATGAAGATGTCTTCCCGGCCATTTCAGGAACCCGGGTTGTTGATCATACAGATGCGTTGGGAATTATCGAAACTTTCTCAGTCGCCTCAATTGTGGAAGCGGCCGATGCAGCGGTAAAAGCAGCCAATGTAGAGCTGCTGGAAGTGCATATGGCAATGGCTATCGGCGGTAAGGGTTACGTAACTTTGACTGGCGATGTGGCATCAGTGACGGCAGCAGTTGAAGCCGGAGCGGAAAGAATTAAACACAAAGGTTTGCTGGTAGATAAAGTGGTTATTGCACAACCACGTCAAGAGATACTGGCTGACAAGGTATAG
- the eutJ gene encoding ethanolamine utilization protein EutJ — MTKLEQVKQRLAIIDQIVNDDTEVSPPQQWIVGVDLGTADIQTVVLDGSGEPVAAFLDWANVVKDGVVVDYMGACQIVRSQIQRVEQKLGISVTSAITSYPPGTDPRISINVVESAAIEVEKVIDEPSSVADLLGIEEGAVVDIGGGTTGTAMIKAGKQIFSLDDPSGGRHVSLVIAGRLKVDDEEAERLKRTSYENPDIAVIVKPVIEKMADIVMSHLQGDTPQHMYLTGGGTLVNGVQSIFSATFPQTEIVTFEHALYLTPLAIASYGLGLTE, encoded by the coding sequence ATGACTAAGTTAGAGCAGGTTAAACAGCGTCTGGCCATTATCGATCAAATCGTTAATGACGATACTGAGGTAAGCCCTCCGCAGCAGTGGATTGTGGGGGTTGATCTGGGCACGGCAGATATCCAGACCGTGGTTCTGGACGGTTCAGGAGAGCCGGTTGCGGCTTTTCTGGACTGGGCCAATGTGGTGAAAGACGGTGTGGTTGTTGACTATATGGGCGCCTGCCAGATAGTCCGCTCCCAGATTCAGCGGGTGGAGCAGAAACTGGGTATTAGCGTAACCAGCGCGATTACCTCTTACCCGCCGGGAACCGATCCGAGAATCTCTATCAATGTTGTTGAATCGGCTGCCATAGAAGTAGAAAAGGTGATTGATGAGCCTTCCAGTGTGGCTGATCTGTTAGGTATTGAAGAGGGAGCCGTAGTGGATATTGGTGGCGGTACTACAGGCACCGCCATGATTAAAGCCGGCAAACAGATCTTCTCTCTGGATGATCCGAGTGGCGGTCGACACGTCTCTCTGGTTATCGCAGGACGCCTGAAGGTGGACGATGAAGAAGCAGAGCGGCTGAAAAGAACCAGTTACGAAAACCCGGATATTGCCGTCATCGTCAAGCCGGTTATCGAAAAGATGGCAGATATTGTTATGTCCCATCTGCAGGGTGATACCCCGCAACATATGTACCTGACCGGTGGCGGAACACTGGTTAATGGTGTGCAAAGTATATTCAGCGCGACTTTCCCGCAGACGGAAATAGTTACCTTTGAGCATGCCCTTTATCTGACCCCCCTTGCTATAGCAAGTTACGGTCTGGGATTAACGGAGTAA